In the genome of Nakaseomyces glabratus chromosome C, complete sequence, the window AGTATCTCCGTACGccccccctcccccacTATGAATTCTCCCTTGCATTATATTCCGCGCGGGACGGAACAAATTGGCTAGTTCCGAGGAGCTTTAGGAATCCATGTCCACACAAGCCGTGTGCAATTATATTACCGTGTGAGTGTGTGAGTGTGTGAGTGTGCTGACGTGTTACGTGTTACGTGTTGCGTGTTACGTGTAACGTGTAACGTGTCAGGTGTCATCTCTACGCTAAGCGATTACTTCCCTGACTCACGTGCAGGTACGTACAGCATGTATGGCTGTTTGGATTGCCAGGATCATTTTCGTTTTGTAGTACCAGCCGCAAGGCACATGCCGTAGCCAAAACCCTTTCCCGTGGAACCCACAACCCACGACCCACACAGAACCCCTGCCAGAACTTCTGTTTTCCCTCGTAGTCACATCGTGTGGAACAGACTGGAggatttttcaaaagtCTCGAGGCAAATGCATCTCTTATAAACCTTATTTCCCAATTAGGCATCGGTGTTATAAATGTAATTAGATCGGTGTTTATGTAGTTGCTATTTTCTCTGTGCGTCCATTTTGTCCTGGTGATTATAACTTTTTAGGAATAGCAAGTTTTTTCGCTTTTCCTCTTAGAAAGAACCGTACCAAagcttttttttgatcCACTGCCAAGGAACAGGCACTGCTTTGTTTACTATTTTTGGTTCATCATTAGTTCTTCAAAACTATAATTTAGCAGTGAATACCATCTTGATATTGACAGAACGGGAGTTCCATTTATTATACAGCGTGCCATTGATATAGACAAAAGAAGTACTTGCTAAAGAGGAACTGATGTCTTCGCTAACAGACTCCCAGGTGAACGATCTCCATTGCTCCATCTATAGGTATGTGCAATGGGTATCACAGAATAATGGGTCTTCCGATTTGCTCAACAAGTTGCAATCAGTGCTCGATATAGATGAGTTACAACTGTCACTTGACGACGGGGACCAAATGCTGCTTCCGAAGAAGTGGGGGTCCATCATAAGGCTTCAGAGAGCTATCACAAAACTGGAACAAAAATGCGACGCTTTGCAGCAGGAACTTGACGACAAGACAAAACAACTCGAAACAATTGTACCGAAGGATACACAGATTGCGACGACCACTGATGTTAATTGGCTGCCACCCGATCACATCTACGCATCAATACAGAACGAGTCCCCTGTGACAGCCATCAAACTCCACCCATCCTTGGCAATAGTCTATGTTGGTACGGATACTGGCAGACTAATAGCGTACGATATACTAAACTACACAATACCACTAGCGGTGACAACTGCACATTCAAAGGCTATAACCTCCATTGAAGTGATAGAGGCACACAACTTCGAAGAGTTTATTGATTCCACCACACTTGTGTCTACTACATCCAAGGATGCACAGATAAATGTATATGATCACTCTTCAAACACGGGTGAGCTAAAGCTAATACGATCATTCAATGCACACGACAGCACAGTCTCTTCTCAGAAGACATGGCAAAAGGATAACGATGTTTTGCTTGCCTCAAGTTCAAGAGATGCCACTGTAAAAGTATGGAGAGTTAACGATTCAAGATGTCTTCAGTCCTTCAGTCCCCATAGTGAATGGGTTAAATCAATTGATGTACTGGACGAGTATATTCTATCGGGGTCCCTTGACTCTACACTGCGACTGACCCACTGGCCATCAGGAAATGGTTTATCGGTAGGGACAGGCCACGAGTTCCCCATTGAAAGGGTGCTGATAATTCCTTTCTCTGACTCTAAGATCTGCACATCGCCTTATAGAGATCAGAACGAGCACTCAGCTTTTGCTCCTCTTAGATTTAAATACTGTGCTTCTGCTGCTAGGGATAACACAATCAAAATATGGGAAGTGCCGCTACCCCAACTTAAACCCAACAGCGCACCAGTACCATCAACTACAAATACTACGTTTAAATGCGTAATGACTCTAAGAGGACATACATCTTGGGTAAAAGATTTAAAGTTGAGAGGTGACCACCTATTTTCATGCAGTGATGATGAGACTATTAAGTGTTGGGACTTAAATACGGGCAATTGCGTTAAAACGTGGTCTTCTATTCATAATAACTTCATCAATTGTATTGACATAGATAGAGAGGCCACCATTGAGCAATTTTCACCATCTTTACAAAGAGAGATATTAGTTTCTGGAGATATGGATAATAAGGTTAAGATAATTCGatagtttttatttattacttATAAATTAATAGCATTACTTGCAAGTATGAAATGTCTCTAATTATAGGTGTATTTTTGAGTACTAATTTTTCTAATCAGAAGATCTAGTAAAAATACCAGAAAAACGTCTTATAAAACCCGGCTCGTCTCTTGGACtaccatcttcatcaagatttgaaaaatcCTCTACACTTTCTTCAGTATCAACATCTATTGTACTAACTACACCTGCCTCGATCGACTCCTCAATCAAGTCCCTATCAATCAATTTGAAAGGTTCGTATAGCGTACCGTCACCAACAAAGAATTTAGACATCGATTCAACCCAATGTAGACGCAATGAATGTAACATAGCAGAAGTACCTTCCATTACGACCAACACACATACTGTCAAGATAAACCACAAGGCAAATAAGAAAACAACAGCAAAAACACCCATGAATCCGCTCATTCCAAATGACAAGCCGATGGTCATCGACCACAACACACTAGATAATTGGGCATGGGCAAGAGATAAAGCCCATAAACGCAAATATGACGCAGTGTGTGATACACAGTTCAAGCAGAATTCAATTGTATGGATAACTTGATGAATCATGACGTCACCGAACTCTTCACTATGCTCTTCATGCGATTCCTCACCTTCTGcaatctcttcttcttctatcAAATCTAATGCATCGTTAACATCTGGTAATaaattttctgtttcttcgTGATATTCACCATCATTCGATGAGGCCTTTCCTGAGTTATCGCTGTGAGTAAATTTGAAA includes:
- the PAC1 gene encoding Pac1p (CAGL0C02937g~Ortholog(s) have microtubule plus-end binding activity), translated to MSSLTDSQVNDLHCSIYRYVQWVSQNNGSSDLLNKLQSVLDIDELQLSLDDGDQMLLPKKWGSIIRLQRAITKLEQKCDALQQELDDKTKQLETIVPKDTQIATTTDVNWLPPDHIYASIQNESPVTAIKLHPSLAIVYVGTDTGRLIAYDILNYTIPLAVTTAHSKAITSIEVIEAHNFEEFIDSTTLVSTTSKDAQINVYDHSSNTGELKLIRSFNAHDSTVSSQKTWQKDNDVLLASSSRDATVKVWRVNDSRCLQSFSPHSEWVKSIDVLDEYILSGSLDSTLRLTHWPSGNGLSVGTGHEFPIERVLIIPFSDSKICTSPYRDQNEHSAFAPLRFKYCASAARDNTIKIWEVPLPQLKPNSAPVPSTTNTTFKCVMTLRGHTSWVKDLKLRGDHLFSCSDDETIKCWDLNTGNCVKTWSSIHNNFINCIDIDREATIEQFSPSLQREILVSGDMDNKVKIIR